A single region of the Silene latifolia isolate original U9 population chromosome 8, ASM4854445v1, whole genome shotgun sequence genome encodes:
- the LOC141595345 gene encoding uncharacterized protein LOC141595345, whose amino-acid sequence MKALGSLADSTDVVAHNDLVYNASRCLKNGLDAKNKLAFIEGKVQKPVNHRDEDSIETVAWRQCNAMLRAWLRNVIDPRLHASISFSQPIEEIWKELSDRYSSVNAPRVHQLKSELNECKQGGDSVVEYYTRLKMIWDELANYSKVKDCTCGAAAMIAKEREEEKVHQFLMGLDSNLYGNIRSNLLMEDPITTLTRAYALNLREERHASLTKVKEERNEAAMAVKA is encoded by the exons atgaaggctcttggaaGCCTTGCTGATAGCACGGATGTGGTGGCGCATAATGATCTTGTTTATAATGCCA GTAG ATGCCTTAAAAACGGACTCGATGCGAAGAACAAATTAGCTTTCATTGAAGGAAAGGTCCAAAAACCGGTGAATCATAGAGACGAGGACAGCATTGAGACGGTGGCGTGGAGGCAGTGCAATGCTATGTTGAGAGCATGGCTTCGGAATGTAATCGACCCCAGGTTACACGCGAGTATTTCCTTTTCCCAACCTATCGAAGAGATTTGGAAGGAATTGTCGGATAGGTATTCAAGTGTAAATGCTCCTAGGGTTCATCAATTGAAGAGCGAATTGAATGAATGCAAGCAAGGAGGCGATTCTGTGGTCGAGTACTATACACGTCTCAAGATGATTTGGGACGAGTTGGCCAACTATAGTAAGGTCAAAGACTGTACTTGTGGCGCGGCTGCCATGATAGCGAAAGAACGAGAAGAAGAAAAGGTTCATCAATTTCTGATGGGCTTAGACTCGAATTTATACGGAAATATACGGTCCAATTTATTAATGGAAGACCCCATCACCACACTGACTCGCGCATATGCTCTGAATTTGAGGGAAGAGCGACATGCTTCCTTGACCAAAGTGAAGGAAGAACGTAATGAAGCGGCTATGGCAGTCAAGGCTTAA